A single genomic interval of Streptomyces sp. BA2 harbors:
- a CDS encoding ATP-binding cassette domain-containing protein — MTTTTTSSSLAIAATGLRKAYGDKTVLDGIGLAVPAGTVFSLLGPNGAGKTTAVKILSTLITADGGDLHVGGHDLAADPQAVRAAIGVTGQFSAVDGLITGEENMLLMADLHHISRREGRRVAAELLERFDLTEAAKKPASTYSGGMKRRLDIAMTLVGNPRIIFLDEPTTGLDPRSRHNMWGIIRELVSDGVTVFLTTQYLEEADELADRIAVLNDGKIAAEGTAEELKRAIPGGHVRLRFTDPTAYQSAAAALHEVTRDDEALSLQIPSDGTQRELRSILDWLDSADIEADELTVHTPDLDDVFFALTSNTKLPNQPMESVR; from the coding sequence ATGACGACAACGACGACATCGTCCTCACTCGCCATCGCGGCCACGGGGCTGCGCAAGGCCTATGGGGACAAGACCGTGCTCGACGGCATCGGCCTGGCGGTTCCGGCCGGCACCGTCTTCTCCCTGCTCGGGCCGAACGGCGCAGGCAAGACCACCGCCGTGAAGATCCTCTCCACCCTCATCACCGCCGACGGCGGGGACCTGCACGTCGGCGGCCACGACCTGGCCGCCGACCCGCAGGCCGTACGGGCCGCGATCGGTGTCACCGGCCAGTTCTCCGCCGTCGACGGACTGATCACCGGCGAGGAGAACATGCTCCTCATGGCCGACCTGCACCACATCTCACGACGCGAAGGCCGACGGGTCGCCGCCGAACTCCTTGAACGCTTCGACCTCACCGAGGCGGCGAAGAAGCCCGCCTCCACCTACTCCGGCGGCATGAAGCGCCGCCTGGACATCGCCATGACCTTGGTCGGCAACCCGCGGATCATCTTCCTCGACGAACCCACCACCGGCCTCGACCCCCGCAGCCGCCACAACATGTGGGGCATCATCCGCGAGCTCGTCTCCGACGGCGTCACCGTCTTCCTCACCACCCAGTACCTGGAAGAAGCCGACGAACTCGCCGACCGCATCGCGGTGTTGAACGACGGCAAAATCGCCGCCGAAGGCACCGCCGAAGAACTCAAGCGGGCCATCCCCGGAGGCCACGTACGCCTCCGCTTCACCGACCCGACCGCCTACCAGTCGGCCGCCGCGGCACTGCACGAAGTCACCCGCGACGACGAAGCCCTGTCACTCCAGATCCCCAGCGACGGCACCCAGCGCGAGCTCCGCTCGATCCTCGACTGGCTCGACTCCGCCGACATCGAGGCGGACGAACTGACCGTGCACACCCCCGACCTCGACGACGTCTTCTTCGCCCTCACCAGCAACACCAAACTCCCCAACCAGCCCATGGAGTCGGTCCGATGA
- a CDS encoding ABC transporter permease, which produces MSSLSLSLTVRDSSTMLRRNLLHARRYPSLTLNILLMPIVLLLLFVYVFGDVMSAGIGGGGADRSDYIAYLVPGILLMTIGATPTGTAISVSMDMTEGIIARFRTMAIHRGSVLIGHVVGSVLQAILSVLLVGAVAVAIGFRSTGATFLEWLAAFGLLALVALAFTWIAVGIGMASPNAEAASNNALPLMILPLISSAFVPVDAMPGWFQPIAEHQPFTPAIETLRGLLLGSEIGDNGWVTIIWCLGLAVLGYRWSTSLFNRDPK; this is translated from the coding sequence ATGAGCTCCCTCTCCCTCTCCCTCACCGTGCGCGACTCGTCCACGATGCTGCGCCGGAACCTCCTGCACGCCCGGCGCTATCCGTCCCTCACCCTGAACATCCTGCTGATGCCGATCGTCCTGCTGCTGCTCTTCGTCTACGTCTTCGGTGATGTGATGAGCGCGGGCATCGGCGGCGGTGGCGCGGACCGCTCGGACTACATCGCCTATCTCGTCCCTGGCATCCTGCTGATGACCATCGGCGCCACACCGACGGGGACCGCGATCTCCGTCTCCATGGACATGACCGAGGGCATCATCGCCCGCTTCCGCACGATGGCGATCCACCGAGGTTCCGTGCTCATCGGGCACGTCGTCGGCAGCGTGCTGCAGGCCATCCTCAGCGTGCTGCTCGTGGGCGCTGTCGCCGTGGCCATCGGGTTCAGGTCGACCGGCGCCACGTTCTTGGAGTGGCTTGCGGCGTTCGGGCTGCTCGCGCTCGTCGCGCTCGCGTTCACCTGGATCGCGGTCGGGATAGGGATGGCCAGCCCGAATGCCGAGGCGGCCAGCAACAACGCGCTGCCGCTGATGATCCTGCCGCTCATCTCGAGCGCCTTCGTCCCGGTCGACGCGATGCCGGGCTGGTTCCAGCCGATCGCCGAGCACCAGCCCTTCACTCCCGCCATCGAGACCCTGCGCGGGCTCCTGCTCGGCAGCGAGATCGGCGACAACGGGTGGGTCACGATCATCTGGTGCCTGGGTCTGGCCGTGCTCGGCTATCGCTGGTCCACGTCGCTGTTCAACCGCGACCCGAAGTAA
- a CDS encoding alpha/beta hydrolase, whose protein sequence is MHFTSEQRLDDGVIEREFTLGEIPGILWTPESASASAPVPLILLGHPPLGLRKMYPRLAGRARHAAADGFAAATIELPGSGERPRWAAAEQARADLRRAMEAGEPVGDEIVDALILPLVEKSVPEWQAALDALLSLPEIGGPVGYSGGVISIGVRLAVVEPRIVAAGFFAGSFVPRAMFEEARQVTIPLHVLLQWDDEGNDRQAALDLFDAFGSKEKSLHANMGGHTGVPQSAGDAAAGFFARHLR, encoded by the coding sequence ATGCATTTCACTTCCGAACAGCGTCTCGACGACGGTGTCATCGAGCGCGAATTCACCCTCGGCGAGATCCCCGGCATCCTGTGGACGCCCGAATCCGCATCCGCGTCCGCACCGGTGCCGCTGATCCTGCTCGGCCACCCCCCGCTCGGACTGCGCAAGATGTACCCCCGGCTGGCGGGGCGGGCCCGGCACGCCGCGGCGGACGGCTTCGCCGCGGCCACCATCGAGCTCCCCGGGAGCGGTGAACGGCCCCGTTGGGCCGCCGCCGAGCAGGCCCGCGCCGACCTGCGCCGGGCCATGGAGGCCGGCGAGCCGGTCGGCGACGAGATCGTCGACGCCCTCATCCTCCCGCTCGTCGAAAAGTCGGTCCCGGAATGGCAGGCCGCCCTGGACGCTCTCCTGTCGCTGCCCGAGATCGGCGGCCCGGTCGGGTACTCGGGAGGAGTGATCTCCATCGGCGTTCGCCTTGCGGTGGTCGAGCCGCGCATCGTGGCCGCCGGTTTCTTCGCCGGGAGTTTCGTGCCTCGCGCCATGTTCGAGGAGGCCCGCCAGGTCACCATTCCGCTGCATGTCCTGCTGCAGTGGGACGACGAAGGGAACGACCGGCAGGCGGCCCTGGACCTGTTTGACGCCTTCGGCTCCAAGGAGAAGTCCCTGCACGCCAACATGGGCGGGCACACCGGCGTCCCACAGTCCGCGGGGGACGCCGCGGCCGGGTTCTTCGCCCGGCATCTGCGCTAG
- a CDS encoding immunity 49 family protein: protein MNEDNTFGTPDAPDRDLPMLTTAQAARLRALAVPYAREGRNYSLHNLAQMCRQAPEERWPELVEAHFARLEEGSKGGESPAELLRGVHARLLPTDSLTPEIAGAMSYARVVAEGLVFAYALDMPASVRILTDSDVERAGIEELGQAAYANLMRVPVEHDEVPLEGGALLHSLYGESPFIASKALFLSEAVRQVTGELLPDAGALFVVPTRHLLAYHPIADGSVVDAVNGLASYGLGAHEDGPGELSPRVYWWHQGRLTSITVIDHDTRSFSLQPPPELLARMKGLVRLDRAGRLDTAAAAKTPDVAALTHTTAEAITGLAESAALAESPAGLADAFASALTLAHARCAADPKGAYVDTWDAWAIAVQLGSALFAGAQAQECRLGEDIVRQLPATPAAPPADARAWLDAFYIAVACRQKDRADRLCQVPLEVLRQDDSVDAYVLHWIDTLQTYWSERPMDDVVAKLLATMETSQPESLTHTPKDFSDLIDYQPVALFHRLIARDHDAFTKALAEAVAHHGTYWGDSAAPRAQVALGPLAMASLAYDYGFPVALPQPYLPMYLLNRERIEEMPAG from the coding sequence GTGAACGAAGACAACACTTTTGGCACGCCGGACGCTCCCGACCGCGACCTGCCGATGCTGACCACCGCCCAGGCCGCCCGTCTGCGCGCACTCGCCGTCCCGTACGCGCGGGAAGGGCGCAACTACTCCCTTCACAACCTGGCGCAGATGTGCCGTCAGGCGCCGGAGGAGCGCTGGCCCGAGCTGGTCGAGGCCCACTTCGCCCGCTTGGAGGAGGGGAGCAAAGGCGGCGAGAGCCCCGCGGAGCTTCTTCGCGGAGTGCATGCGCGGCTGCTGCCCACGGATTCGCTCACGCCGGAGATCGCCGGTGCCATGAGCTACGCGCGCGTGGTGGCCGAAGGGCTCGTCTTCGCCTACGCCCTCGACATGCCCGCCAGCGTGCGGATCCTCACCGACTCCGACGTGGAGCGCGCCGGGATCGAGGAGTTGGGGCAGGCGGCGTACGCGAACTTGATGCGCGTACCCGTCGAACACGATGAAGTACCCCTGGAGGGGGGTGCGTTGCTGCACTCCTTGTACGGCGAATCGCCCTTCATCGCGAGCAAGGCACTGTTCCTGTCCGAGGCGGTCCGGCAGGTCACCGGCGAGCTGCTCCCGGATGCCGGAGCCCTCTTCGTCGTGCCCACCCGGCACCTGCTCGCTTACCACCCGATCGCCGACGGTTCGGTGGTCGACGCGGTCAACGGCCTTGCCTCGTACGGTCTCGGGGCCCACGAGGACGGGCCGGGCGAGCTGTCACCGCGGGTCTACTGGTGGCACCAGGGCCGCCTGACGTCGATCACGGTCATCGACCACGACACCCGCTCCTTCTCCCTGCAGCCGCCGCCGGAACTGCTGGCCCGCATGAAGGGCCTGGTCCGCCTCGATCGTGCCGGACGGCTTGACACTGCCGCCGCCGCCAAGACGCCCGACGTGGCTGCCCTCACCCACACCACGGCCGAGGCGATAACCGGTCTCGCAGAGAGCGCCGCTCTCGCCGAGAGCCCTGCCGGTCTCGCCGATGCCTTCGCCTCGGCTCTCACGCTCGCCCACGCCCGCTGTGCCGCCGACCCCAAGGGGGCTTACGTCGACACCTGGGACGCCTGGGCCATCGCCGTGCAGCTCGGCTCGGCACTGTTCGCCGGTGCGCAGGCCCAGGAGTGCCGCCTGGGTGAGGACATCGTGCGGCAGTTGCCCGCGACCCCGGCCGCGCCACCCGCGGACGCCCGCGCCTGGCTCGATGCCTTCTACATCGCGGTCGCGTGCCGCCAGAAGGACAGGGCCGACCGGCTGTGTCAGGTGCCGCTGGAGGTACTGCGGCAGGACGACTCCGTCGACGCGTACGTACTGCACTGGATCGACACCCTGCAGACCTACTGGTCCGAGCGCCCCATGGACGACGTCGTGGCAAAGCTGCTCGCCACCATGGAAACGTCCCAGCCCGAGTCCCTGACCCACACGCCGAAGGACTTCTCGGACCTGATCGACTACCAGCCCGTCGCTCTCTTCCACCGTCTGATCGCCCGCGACCACGACGCCTTCACCAAGGCCCTGGCAGAAGCTGTCGCGCACCACGGCACGTACTGGGGCGACTCGGCGGCGCCGCGCGCCCAGGTGGCGCTGGGACCGCTGGCGATGGCGAGCCTGGCGTACGACTACGGCTTCCCCGTCGCCCTGCCGCAGCCCTACCTGCCCATGTATCTGCTCAACCGCGAACGGATCGAGGAGATGCCGGCGGGCTGA